One genomic window of Bacillus mycoides includes the following:
- a CDS encoding ABC transporter permease, protein MGAYEINDQLLTNEEKKELTINKDQQTISRKKEVFRKFISNPIAVLGAVTLLLIIVFSLIGESLTSFTASEQVKEATNLPPSSEHWFGTDDLGRDIWARTWAGGKISLTVGLVAAALDIGLGVLIGGFSGYVRGRNRLGTLIDEWIIRGIEVLYGIPYLLIVILLLIVMKPGLFTIIIALALTGWIGMARLIRAQVLSLKQREFVIAAERLGTPHMKIIYGHLIPNLTGIIIVNLSFTIPAAIFSESFLSFIGLGVQSPAASWGTMTNDALGTLLSGEWWQLFFPAIMIALIMFAFNAIGDGLQDAIDPKIVKRNRKEKKHGTNLIFRKRNVGR, encoded by the coding sequence ATGGGGGCTTATGAAATTAATGACCAGTTATTAACGAATGAAGAGAAAAAAGAATTAACGATAAATAAAGATCAGCAAACGATTAGCCGAAAAAAGGAAGTGTTTCGCAAGTTTATATCAAACCCTATAGCAGTTTTAGGGGCAGTGACGTTATTACTAATTATTGTTTTCTCGCTTATTGGCGAAAGTTTAACGTCATTTACTGCGAGTGAACAAGTAAAAGAAGCAACTAATTTACCGCCTAGTAGTGAGCATTGGTTCGGAACAGACGATTTAGGGAGAGATATTTGGGCGCGTACTTGGGCTGGTGGGAAAATTTCATTAACAGTTGGATTGGTAGCGGCAGCTCTTGATATAGGGCTTGGTGTACTTATCGGAGGTTTTAGTGGATATGTGAGAGGGCGTAATCGTCTTGGAACGTTAATTGATGAGTGGATTATAAGAGGGATTGAAGTGTTATACGGTATCCCATATTTATTAATTGTTATTTTACTATTAATCGTTATGAAACCAGGACTTTTTACAATTATAATCGCCCTTGCGTTAACGGGATGGATTGGCATGGCACGTCTCATTAGAGCACAAGTCTTGTCTTTAAAGCAAAGAGAATTTGTTATCGCAGCAGAGCGATTAGGTACACCTCATATGAAAATTATATATGGGCATTTAATTCCAAACTTAACAGGGATTATTATCGTAAATTTATCATTTACAATTCCAGCAGCTATTTTCTCAGAATCATTTTTAAGTTTTATCGGACTTGGAGTACAATCACCAGCAGCGAGTTGGGGCACGATGACGAACGATGCACTCGGGACATTACTAAGCGGAGAATGGTGGCAACTTTTCTTCCCGGCAATCATGATTGCACTAATCATGTTCGCATTTAATGCGATTGGTGATGGTTTGCAAGATGCGATTGATCCGAAAATCGTAAAACGTAATCGAAAGGAGAAAAAACATGGCACAAATCTTATCTTTAGAAAACGTAACGTTGGCCGTTGA
- a CDS encoding ABC transporter ATP-binding protein codes for MAQILSLENVTLAVEKENSKQAIVKHVSFSINEGEIVALVGESGSGKSVTAQSIIGLNQESIHIDDGNISFQSKELTDLQESEWNQIRGKDISFIFQDPLSSLNPTMKVGRQITEVIVQHEKKSKKEAKEIAINLLNDLGIHEAEKRFEQYPYQLSGGMRQRICLAIAFACHPKLVIADEPTTALDVTIQKQIMGLLKERKEKQNTSILLITHDLALVREIADRVVVMYGGRIVEKGTIGEVIGSPKHPYTKSLLQAIPNMDDSEKVLRAIEGTTPSIETLNSFGCPFVNRCPVAIKECIHRFPERTTYSEEHSSHCWQHILEHNKAKSKEKVNAS; via the coding sequence ATGGCACAAATCTTATCTTTAGAAAACGTAACGTTGGCCGTTGAAAAAGAGAATAGTAAGCAAGCAATTGTGAAGCATGTTTCCTTTTCTATTAACGAAGGTGAAATAGTTGCACTTGTTGGAGAAAGTGGTTCAGGAAAAAGTGTTACAGCACAATCAATTATCGGCTTAAATCAAGAATCGATTCATATTGATGATGGAAATATATCTTTCCAATCAAAGGAATTAACGGATTTACAAGAATCAGAATGGAATCAAATTCGCGGGAAAGATATTTCCTTTATCTTTCAAGACCCGCTTTCATCTTTAAATCCGACGATGAAGGTGGGAAGACAAATTACAGAAGTAATTGTGCAGCATGAAAAGAAATCGAAAAAAGAGGCAAAAGAAATTGCAATTAACTTACTAAATGATTTAGGGATACATGAAGCAGAGAAACGCTTTGAACAATATCCGTATCAGTTGAGCGGAGGTATGAGGCAGCGTATTTGTTTAGCAATTGCGTTTGCATGTCATCCGAAGCTCGTTATTGCAGATGAACCTACAACGGCGTTAGATGTAACAATTCAAAAACAAATTATGGGGTTATTAAAAGAGCGAAAAGAAAAACAAAATACGAGTATTTTATTAATTACTCACGATTTGGCACTTGTGCGTGAAATAGCTGACCGAGTAGTTGTTATGTACGGGGGGCGCATTGTTGAAAAAGGAACGATAGGGGAAGTAATTGGCTCTCCTAAGCATCCTTACACGAAAAGCTTATTGCAAGCAATTCCAAATATGGATGATTCAGAAAAGGTACTTAGAGCAATTGAGGGAACAACACCTTCAATTGAAACGTTAAATAGTTTTGGGTGCCCGTTTGTGAATCGTTGTCCAGTAGCGATAAAAGAATGTATTCATCGTTTCCCAGAGAGAACAACATATTCTGAGGAGCATAGTTCACATTGCTGGCAGCATATTCTGGAGCATAATAAAGCGAAATCAAAAGAGAAGGTGAATGCTTCATGA
- a CDS encoding ABC transporter ATP-binding protein, translated as MTTDLIAVKQVTKTYGSKNKEIAALKGISLSIPKGTTLGIIGESGSGKTTLGKLIAGIEKPTSGEIDYNGQVVHTLKSANKRNFLQKVQFIFQDSTAALNPRWKVRDSVTEGYISFGLGDKGLKDKVAGDALERVGLDRRYIDRYPHEFSGGQRQRIAIARALLCEPEVLILDEPISALDVSLQIQIVHLLQKIQKEQGYTYLFIAHDLPMVHYLCEKVAVLYKGELVEFGNTDEVFRNPQHSYTKTLLASTPKISG; from the coding sequence ATGACGACAGATTTAATAGCTGTAAAACAAGTCACAAAAACATATGGAAGTAAAAATAAAGAAATTGCGGCGCTAAAAGGTATATCACTTTCTATTCCGAAAGGAACAACTCTTGGCATTATCGGAGAAAGTGGTTCAGGAAAAACAACACTTGGTAAGCTCATAGCTGGGATTGAAAAACCAACGTCTGGTGAAATTGATTATAACGGTCAAGTTGTTCACACGCTGAAGTCAGCTAATAAGCGGAATTTCTTACAGAAAGTACAGTTTATTTTTCAAGATTCCACAGCTGCATTAAATCCGCGCTGGAAAGTACGCGATAGCGTAACGGAAGGATATATTTCATTCGGTTTAGGCGATAAAGGATTGAAAGATAAAGTCGCAGGTGATGCACTAGAGCGTGTTGGATTAGATAGACGATATATTGATCGTTATCCCCACGAATTTAGCGGTGGACAACGTCAACGTATTGCCATTGCAAGAGCGCTATTATGTGAGCCAGAAGTATTAATCCTTGATGAACCAATTTCAGCATTAGATGTTTCACTGCAAATCCAAATTGTACATTTGCTGCAAAAGATTCAAAAGGAACAAGGCTATACATATTTATTTATCGCACATGATTTACCGATGGTTCACTATTTATGTGAAAAAGTGGCTGTCTTATACAAAGGAGAACTTGTTGAATTTGGAAATACGGACGAAGTATTCCGTAATCCACAACATTCTTATACAAAAACATTATTAGCATCAACACCAAAAATTTCAGGTTAA
- a CDS encoding peptide ABC transporter substrate-binding protein has translation MKKFLLFVIMTVLAITSVACGKKETQKASAGKGEGDRLVTNISSDPYTLDSAIATDSTSGYVIGQLFSSLYTQDSDGKYQNELAEKEEVNADGTEYTIHLKKDIKWSDGSPITANDFEFAWKRLLNPKTGSMNATEMYFIKGAEAYNTGKGEEGQVGIQVVDPQTLKVTLEHPVASIKQKLASSLFIPLSKKSIDDNNKLKTDPKELITNGPFTLKEWKHNQAITVQKNKEYYDKKVTLKEIEFRIIPDSKTAYQLYKSKELDLLSGLPQEMIEKEKGNKEYKRVAGFSSYIYSFNVEKEPFTNAKVRKAFSLAVDRKFIVEKLYKNNAQEAYAFVPEGAKTQGGRDFRKEKGDYIKFDSAEAKKLLEEGMKEQGWSTLPEVTLKFTTDTQHKKVAEAMQEMFKKNLGVDIKLENKEWKSYIDTYKQSDFQLAYMGWGGSLLDPITKLDLYAGDGPNNYAKWHNKEFDALVKEAEVEQNEDKRFDLLHKAEDIMFDDTPLIPVIFPSASYLQKSSVSGVQFIIGSSPELRYVKIKK, from the coding sequence ATGAAGAAGTTTTTACTGTTTGTCATTATGACTGTTTTAGCAATAACTTCTGTCGCTTGCGGTAAGAAAGAGACGCAAAAGGCAAGTGCTGGTAAGGGGGAAGGAGATCGATTAGTAACGAATATTAGTAGTGATCCATATACACTTGATTCCGCTATTGCGACAGATAGCACGTCAGGTTATGTAATTGGGCAGTTGTTTTCAAGTTTATATACGCAAGATAGTGATGGGAAATATCAAAATGAATTAGCAGAGAAAGAAGAAGTAAATGCTGATGGAACTGAATATACAATACATTTAAAGAAAGATATTAAATGGTCAGATGGTTCTCCTATTACAGCAAATGATTTTGAGTTCGCATGGAAGCGATTATTAAATCCGAAAACGGGTTCTATGAATGCGACAGAAATGTATTTTATTAAAGGAGCAGAGGCATATAATACTGGAAAAGGTGAAGAAGGCCAAGTTGGTATTCAAGTCGTTGATCCTCAAACATTAAAGGTAACGCTTGAGCACCCAGTTGCTTCTATTAAACAAAAGTTAGCAAGTTCATTATTTATTCCATTATCTAAAAAATCAATTGATGATAACAATAAATTAAAAACAGATCCAAAAGAGTTAATTACGAACGGACCATTCACATTAAAAGAATGGAAGCATAACCAAGCAATTACAGTACAAAAAAATAAAGAATACTACGATAAAAAGGTAACATTAAAAGAAATTGAGTTTCGTATTATTCCAGATTCTAAAACAGCGTATCAATTGTACAAATCAAAAGAATTAGATTTATTAAGTGGCTTACCACAAGAGATGATTGAGAAAGAAAAAGGGAATAAAGAATATAAACGTGTTGCGGGATTCTCATCTTATATTTACTCGTTTAACGTAGAAAAAGAGCCGTTTACAAATGCGAAAGTACGTAAAGCATTTTCATTAGCGGTTGATCGTAAGTTTATCGTTGAAAAATTGTATAAAAATAATGCACAAGAAGCATATGCATTCGTTCCAGAAGGGGCAAAAACACAAGGTGGTCGTGATTTCCGTAAAGAAAAAGGTGATTACATAAAATTTGATTCAGCGGAAGCGAAAAAATTATTAGAAGAAGGTATGAAAGAACAAGGATGGTCTACATTACCTGAAGTAACATTAAAATTCACTACAGATACACAACATAAAAAAGTAGCAGAAGCAATGCAAGAAATGTTTAAGAAAAATCTTGGAGTAGATATTAAATTAGAAAATAAAGAATGGAAGAGTTACATCGACACATATAAGCAAAGTGATTTCCAATTAGCTTATATGGGATGGGGCGGCTCTCTATTAGATCCAATTACTAAACTAGATTTATATGCAGGTGATGGTCCGAATAACTATGCAAAATGGCATAATAAAGAATTCGACGCTTTAGTAAAAGAAGCAGAAGTTGAACAAAACGAGGATAAGCGTTTTGACTTATTGCATAAAGCGGAAGATATTATGTTTGATGATACACCGTTAATCCCAGTTATTTTCCCAAGTGCTTCATATTTACAAAAATCATCAGTATCTGGCGTCCAATTCATTATCGGTTCTAGTCCAGAACTAAGATACGTAAAAATTAAAAAATAA
- a CDS encoding YusW family protein: MRILLSALLALMLVPALTGCKAPAKEDTTSNKKTTEEAKNEAPADLKLNFNEFDLKADYQDTKKDYEADYKNVAADKKMEAKIEDHKTDVKFTGDEAITKLSPLLQELKFNKDTPDQEVIDQVVNVFKLDKDYQKFDLEVVFSDGTKKEYKREIK, encoded by the coding sequence ATGAGAATTTTACTATCAGCTTTATTAGCTCTTATGCTAGTACCTGCATTAACAGGATGTAAAGCTCCTGCAAAAGAAGATACAACTTCTAATAAAAAGACAACTGAAGAAGCAAAAAATGAGGCTCCTGCAGATTTAAAACTAAACTTTAATGAATTTGATTTAAAAGCAGACTATCAAGATACGAAGAAAGACTACGAAGCTGATTATAAAAATGTAGCAGCGGATAAGAAAATGGAAGCAAAAATTGAAGACCATAAAACAGATGTAAAGTTCACAGGTGACGAGGCTATTACGAAATTAAGCCCTCTTCTACAAGAGCTGAAATTTAATAAAGATACTCCTGATCAAGAAGTTATTGATCAAGTAGTAAATGTATTCAAACTTGATAAAGACTACCAAAAATTCGATTTAGAAGTTGTCTTTTCTGACGGAACGAAAAAAGAATATAAACGCGAAATAAAATAA
- a CDS encoding helix-turn-helix transcriptional regulator, with translation MHEEYKEMIKKVIEYIENHLHEELTTERVAFHGAVSMYHFHRIFQSYIGMSVTDYVRKRRLTHAAQALVSTERAVIDIAVQYGFSSQEAFTRAFKRMFQLPPKKYRKYFQSFYIEREGVSMEKGIPKGWVLSGSHPAEYEMGLDYEVVHQGKVSAYIKGKENVTHGGFSTLMQMFRADKHVGKRLRLTAFIKSESVRDWAGLWMRVDGKDTEPLAMDNMQNRPIKNTNNWQSYSVVLDIKEEALGIAFGVLLSGEGCVWLDSIRFDEVDEKIPSTDLAENFYETLLEEPVNLQFEEIEN, from the coding sequence ATGCATGAAGAATATAAAGAGATGATAAAAAAAGTGATTGAATATATAGAGAATCATTTACATGAAGAGCTTACAACAGAAAGAGTGGCATTTCACGGTGCAGTATCGATGTACCATTTTCATCGTATTTTTCAAAGTTATATCGGGATGAGTGTAACGGATTATGTTCGTAAGAGAAGATTAACTCATGCTGCACAGGCTTTGGTATCGACTGAAAGAGCAGTCATTGATATTGCAGTGCAATATGGCTTTTCCTCACAAGAGGCATTTACTAGAGCTTTTAAAAGAATGTTTCAATTACCACCAAAAAAATATCGAAAGTATTTCCAGTCATTTTATATAGAAAGAGAGGGAGTTTCAATGGAAAAAGGTATACCGAAAGGATGGGTATTAAGTGGAAGTCATCCTGCTGAATATGAGATGGGTTTAGATTACGAAGTTGTTCATCAAGGAAAAGTATCTGCATATATAAAAGGAAAAGAGAACGTTACACACGGAGGGTTTTCAACATTAATGCAAATGTTCCGAGCGGATAAACATGTAGGTAAGAGATTACGTTTAACAGCATTTATTAAGAGTGAGAGTGTAAGAGACTGGGCGGGATTATGGATGCGAGTAGATGGAAAAGATACAGAGCCACTTGCTATGGATAACATGCAAAATCGCCCAATCAAAAATACGAATAACTGGCAATCGTACTCGGTTGTATTAGATATAAAAGAAGAAGCACTTGGTATTGCATTTGGTGTTTTATTATCAGGAGAAGGTTGTGTGTGGCTAGATAGTATTCGATTTGATGAAGTAGATGAAAAAATTCCTTCAACAGATTTGGCAGAAAACTTTTATGAAACACTCCTAGAAGAGCCGGTGAATCTGCAATTTGAAGAAATAGAAAATTAA